From Oreochromis aureus strain Israel breed Guangdong linkage group 4, ZZ_aureus, whole genome shotgun sequence, a single genomic window includes:
- the LOC116313204 gene encoding GTPase IMAP family member 4-like isoform X2, translating to MGAPEELRIMLIGKTGAGKTSIMNTFLGKAAVTKNSFASDEAPCTTETAPFGNQRLVLADTLGLCHTSKSKEEVLSKLIASTFQFDSEQGPHVFLYVHRWEDGFTTHDVERVKVLRRIFGKEAMRYFFLLITHIDGDLSGGQKNQIRKFIKKVGFKTQKYCVINNRGNENRKTKEQKELVKEINEMVENNKLRNYTKEMFEHAQEVLRNQIQKSKTQRQMGAGDQHVATVAKALLSPVLPADFVTVVLQANVWLATKFDNCLT from the exons ATGGGCG CGCCAGAGGAGCTCAGGATCATGCTCATTGGAAAGACTGGAGCTGGGAAAACTTCAATCATGAACACGTTCCTGGGAAAAGCTGCTGTGACGAAGAACTCGTTTGCCTCAGATGAAGCGCCGTGCACAACCGAGACGGCGCCGTTTGGAAACCAAAGACTGGTTTTAGCTGATACTCTCGGCCTGTGCCACACCAGCAAATCTAAGGAGGAGGTGCTGAGTAAGCTCATTGCATCCACCTTTCAGTTTGATTCTGAGCAGGGGCCTCACGTGTTCCTGTACGTGCACAGATGGGAGGACGGTTTTACGACACATGATGTGGAACGAGTGAAAGTCCTGAGGAGGATCTTTGGTAAAGAGGCCATGCGTTATTTCTTCCTCCTGATCACACATATCGATGGAGATCTGTCTGGTGGGCAGAAAAACCAGATAAGGAAGTTTATTAAGAAAGTGGGatttaaaacacagaaatactGTGTTATTAACAACAGAGGTAATGAAAAccgaaaaacaaaagaacaaaaggagCTGGTGAAGGAAATCAATGAAATGGTAGAAAATAACAAGCTAAGGAACTACACCAAGGAAATGTTTGAACATGCACAGGAAGTCTTAAGGAACCAAATCCAAAAGTCAAAAACTCAGAGGCAGATGGGTGCTGGAGACCAACATGTGGCCACTGTCGCTAAAGCCCTGTTGTCTCCTGTGCTGCCCGCGGACTTTGTTACCGTAGTCCTACAAGCAAATGTCTGGCTGGCAACAAAGTTTGACAACTGTCTCACGTAA
- the LOC116313204 gene encoding GTPase IMAP family member 4-like isoform X1, whose amino-acid sequence MGGSQGSKPEAPEELRIMLIGKTGAGKTSIMNTFLGKAAVTKNSFASDEAPCTTETAPFGNQRLVLADTLGLCHTSKSKEEVLSKLIASTFQFDSEQGPHVFLYVHRWEDGFTTHDVERVKVLRRIFGKEAMRYFFLLITHIDGDLSGGQKNQIRKFIKKVGFKTQKYCVINNRGNENRKTKEQKELVKEINEMVENNKLRNYTKEMFEHAQEVLRNQIQKSKTQRQMGAGDQHVATVAKALLSPVLPADFVTVVLQANVWLATKFDNCLT is encoded by the exons ATGGGCG GGTCCCAGGGGAGTAAACCAGAAG CGCCAGAGGAGCTCAGGATCATGCTCATTGGAAAGACTGGAGCTGGGAAAACTTCAATCATGAACACGTTCCTGGGAAAAGCTGCTGTGACGAAGAACTCGTTTGCCTCAGATGAAGCGCCGTGCACAACCGAGACGGCGCCGTTTGGAAACCAAAGACTGGTTTTAGCTGATACTCTCGGCCTGTGCCACACCAGCAAATCTAAGGAGGAGGTGCTGAGTAAGCTCATTGCATCCACCTTTCAGTTTGATTCTGAGCAGGGGCCTCACGTGTTCCTGTACGTGCACAGATGGGAGGACGGTTTTACGACACATGATGTGGAACGAGTGAAAGTCCTGAGGAGGATCTTTGGTAAAGAGGCCATGCGTTATTTCTTCCTCCTGATCACACATATCGATGGAGATCTGTCTGGTGGGCAGAAAAACCAGATAAGGAAGTTTATTAAGAAAGTGGGatttaaaacacagaaatactGTGTTATTAACAACAGAGGTAATGAAAAccgaaaaacaaaagaacaaaaggagCTGGTGAAGGAAATCAATGAAATGGTAGAAAATAACAAGCTAAGGAACTACACCAAGGAAATGTTTGAACATGCACAGGAAGTCTTAAGGAACCAAATCCAAAAGTCAAAAACTCAGAGGCAGATGGGTGCTGGAGACCAACATGTGGCCACTGTCGCTAAAGCCCTGTTGTCTCCTGTGCTGCCCGCGGACTTTGTTACCGTAGTCCTACAAGCAAATGTCTGGCTGGCAACAAAGTTTGACAACTGTCTCACGTAA